The Oryza glaberrima chromosome 5, OglaRS2, whole genome shotgun sequence DNA segment CAGCTTCAGCAGCTGGCCCTGGACAACAACACCCTCACCAGCGGCCTCCCGGAGCAGCTCGCCGGCTGCGCAAACCTGCGTGTCCTCTCGGTGGCTGACAACAAGCTGGATGGCGTCATACCTTCCTCCATTGGCGGCCTGAGCTCTCTCCAGTCTCTGAACCTTGCAAACAACCAGTTCTCCGGCGTGATTCCGCCGGAGATCGGTAACCTCTCCGGTTTGACATACCTGAACTTACTCGGCAACCGCCTCATCGGCGGCATCCCGGAAGAACTGAACCGGCTGAGCCAGCTGCAGGTTGTCGACTTGTCCAAGAACAATCTGTCCGGAGAGATCAGTGCCATCTCTGCATCACAACTGAAGAATCTGAAGTACCTTGTGCTGTCTGAAAATCTCCTGGAGGGAACCATCCCTGAAGGCCTCTGCAATGGCGATGGCAATGGCAACTCGAGCTTGGAGAACCTGTTCCTCGCCGGCAACAACCTCGGAGGCAGCATTGATGCCCTGCTGAGCTGCACCTCGCTGAAGTCCATCGACGTGTCGAACAACAGCCTCACCGGCGAGATACCGCCGGCGATCGACCGGCTGCCGGGCCTCGTCAACCTTGCGCTGCACAACAACAGCTTCGCCGGCGTCCTGCCGCCGCAGATTGGTAACTTGAGTAACCTGGAGGTGCTGTCTCTGTACCACAATGGCCTCACCGGCGGCATCCCGCCGGAGATCGGCCGGCTGCAGAGGCTGAAGCTGCTTTTCCTCTACGAGAACGAGATGACCGGAGCCATCCCGGATGAGATGACCAACTGCTCGAGCTTGGAGGAGGTCGACTTCTTCGGCAACCACTTCCATGGCCCGATCCCGGCGAGCATCGGCAACCTCAAGAACCTTGCCGTGCTCCAGCTCCGGCAGAATGATCTTTCCGGCCCGATTCCGGCGAGCCTCGGCGAATGCAGGAGTCTGcaggcgctggcgctggcggaCAACCGGCTCTCCGGCGAGCTGCCGGAGTCGTTCGGCCGCCTCGCCGAGCTCAGCGTCGTCACCCTGTACAACAACTCGCTGGAGGGCGCCTTGCCGGAGTCGATGTTCGAGCTCAAGAACCTGACGGTGATCAACTTCTCCCACAACCGGTTCACCGGCGCCGTCGTGCCGCTCCTCGGCTCCAGCTCCCTCTCCGTGCTGGCCCTCACCAACAACAGCTTCTCCGGCGTCATCCCGGCGGCGGTCGCGCGGTCGATGGGCATGGTCCGGCTACAGCTCGCCGGCAACCGCTTCGCCGGCGCGATCCCGGCCGAGCTGGGTGACCTGACCGAGCTCAAGATACTTGACCTCTCGAACAACAACTTCTCCGGCGACATCCCGCCGGAGCTCTCCAACTGCTCGCGGCTCACCCATCTGAACCTTGACGGGAACAGCCTCACCGGCGCCGTACCGCCATGGCTCGGAGGCCTCCGGTCGCTCGGCGAGCTGGACCTCTCGTCGAACGCGCTCACCGGGGGCATTCCGGTGGAGCTCGGCGGCTGCTCCGGCCTGCTCAAGCTGTCTCTGAGCGGCAACCGTCTCTCCGGGAGCATTCCGCCGGAGATCGGGAAGCTGACATCACTCAACGTTCTGAACCTGCAGAAGAACGGCTTCACCGGCGTCATTccgccggagctccggcgaTGCAACAAGCTGTACGAGCTGCGGCTGTCGGAGAACTCGCTGGAGGGGCCGATCCCGGCGGAGCTCGGGCAGCTGCCGGAGCTGCAGGTGATACTGGACCTGAGCCGGAACAAGCTCTCCGGCGAGATCCCGGCGTCGCTCGGAGACCTCGTCAAGCTGGAGAGGCTCAACCTCTCCTCCAACCAGCTCCATGGCCGGATACCTCCCTCGCTGCTGCAGCTCACGAGCCTCCACCTTCTCAACCTGTCCGACAACCTCCTCTCCGGCGGCATCCCGGGCGCGCTCTCCGCGTTCCCGGCCGCGTCCTTCGCCGGCAACGGCGAGCTCTGCggcgcgccgctgccgtcgtgcggggcgccgcggcggctgccgggCGCGGAGGTGTCGGCCATCGTggcggccatcgccgtcgtgtCGGCCGCGGTGTGCGTCGCGCTGCTGTACATAATGCTCAGGATGTGGAGCAACTGGAGGGCCGTCGCCTCCGTGTCGAGCTCCGACGGCGAGGAGACGGCgtcctcggtggcggcggcggcggcggcgcacggcaagtggtgcgccggcgacggcaagtaCTGGAAGGTCGGGTCGGTGTCGGtggcgtcgtccgccgccgaagAGAAGTACAGCTCGGCGTCGTCGGAGACGACCAGCGTGCTGCACGGGAAGCCGGCGGaagcggccggtggcggcgccggcgcggtgaAGCCGGCGAGCAAGTGCTGAACACGACGACGACCCACCATGGATCGCctcaagctcatcttcttcctGTTAATTGTTGTTTCTTTACCTTGCCTTGTTCTTGTCATGTGTTGTTGATCAGCGAAGCAAAATTAGCCGGGAAGAACAGCTTTGGTTTTGTCTGATGGTTTCGTTTGCTCTGTTCTATGACGATCCATGATGATGGCCCATTGGTATTTTGGGTCTAAGTTT contains these protein-coding regions:
- the LOC127774811 gene encoding LRR receptor-like serine/threonine-protein kinase GSO1 encodes the protein MHQRNTTSVSQLMVSLVLAMAGKLISSSIVLALLLPLFCGILLAPSCEAATVDTTSATLLQVKSGFTDPNGVLSGWSPEADVCSWHGVTCLTGEGIVTGLNLSGYGLSGTISPAIAGLVSVESIDLSSNSLTGAIPPELGTMQSLKTLLLHSNLLTGAIPPELGGLKNLKVLRIGNNPLRGEIPPELGDCSELETIGMAYCQLIGAIPHQIGNLKQLQQLALDNNTLTSGLPEQLAGCANLRVLSVADNKLDGVIPSSIGGLSSLQSLNLANNQFSGVIPPEIGNLSGLTYLNLLGNRLIGGIPEELNRLSQLQVVDLSKNNLSGEISAISASQLKNLKYLVLSENLLEGTIPEGLCNGDGNGNSSLENLFLAGNNLGGSIDALLSCTSLKSIDVSNNSLTGEIPPAIDRLPGLVNLALHNNSFAGVLPPQIGNLSNLEVLSLYHNGLTGGIPPEIGRLQRLKLLFLYENEMTGAIPDEMTNCSSLEEVDFFGNHFHGPIPASIGNLKNLAVLQLRQNDLSGPIPASLGECRSLQALALADNRLSGELPESFGRLAELSVVTLYNNSLEGALPESMFELKNLTVINFSHNRFTGAVVPLLGSSSLSVLALTNNSFSGVIPAAVARSMGMVRLQLAGNRFAGAIPAELGDLTELKILDLSNNNFSGDIPPELSNCSRLTHLNLDGNSLTGAVPPWLGGLRSLGELDLSSNALTGGIPVELGGCSGLLKLSLSGNRLSGSIPPEIGKLTSLNVLNLQKNGFTGVIPPELRRCNKLYELRLSENSLEGPIPAELGQLPELQVILDLSRNKLSGEIPASLGDLVKLERLNLSSNQLHGRIPPSLLQLTSLHLLNLSDNLLSGGIPGALSAFPAASFAGNGELCGAPLPSCGAPRRLPGAEVSAIVAAIAVVSAAVCVALLYIMLRMWSNWRAVASVSSSDGEETASSVAAAAAAHGKWCAGDGKYWKVGSVSVASSAAEEKYSSASSETTSVLHGKPAEAAGGGAGAVKPASKC